Genomic window (Chryseobacterium bernardetii):
AGAATTACATCCTGCAAAGGTACTCTAAATATTTTTAAGAATTTTATTATGGAATCTTCAAAGATATTATTCTATCCTTTTCCAGTCCTGATTAATCTTAAATCAAATAACAAATCATAAAGTTTTTTTAATCCATAAGTGCACACTAATTCATAATCCTGGATCTTTTTTGTTTTTCCATTGCCATATGTTATGGTTACTTATGAAGTTGGATTATCTGTTGAAGATACCGAATAGAAATCTTTTAACTTTGAAAAATTAATGTAATTGAGTAACTCTTCAATTGTATTAAAATCAGATATTTTTATTTTGCTTTTAAAGATGCCTTCTTTTTTACCTTTATTTAAATTTTTTAAAGCCTTTGTTTTTGCTTCCGGGTCTTGGTCAAATTACATTTACACTTGTATCACAGGAAATTTCTTTTTGGGGTTCTATAGAAGATTGTACGCAGCTTTTATTATCACCTATAAAAAGAAGATCAGTTTTGCCATCAACCCCTAGGGCTTTTGCTTTAAGCTTAATTTTTGAAGAAATAATTTTATCATCAAAATCTTCAATCGTTTTCAATGTAAATTCAGAGAGGAAATCATCCTTGCTTTTAGAACAGGATCTTATAAAAGACTCAACCTCGGAAATGGTTCCGAGGCTGTCTATTTTTGATGTGTTACTTTGTGAGAAGTAATACTGATGAATTACAAAAAGTAAAACGGTAATTATTCTTTTACCCATGTAGTTGTTTCCAGATAGCATCCTTTAATTCTGTAAGACCTTCTCCTGTAACTCCTGAAAAGAATAAAGGCTGTTTATTCTCTGGGAATTCAGCAGCAATTTCTTTTTTCAGTTCATCATCCAGAAGATCCGATTTTGAAACGGAAATAATAAAGTCTTTATCTAAAAGTTCAGGATTGTATTCCTTTAATTCATTTTCCAGAATTTTAAACTCCTGGAAGTGATCTTCAGAATCTGCAGGAATTAAAAACAACAGGATAGAGTTTCTTTCAATATGTCTCAGGAATCGGTGTCCCAATCCTTTTCCTTCTGCTGCACCTTCAATGATTCCCGGAATATCAGCCATTACAAATGATTTGTAATTTCTGTAATCCACGATACCAAGGTTAGGAGTTAAAGTTGTGAAGGCATAGTTGGCAATTTTAGGTTTTGCCGCAGAAACAGAAGCCAGAAGAGTAGATTTTCCTGCATTTGGAAACCCAACCAATCCTACATCAGCTAAAATTTTAAGCTCAAAGACCACATATCCTTCCTGCCCATCCATTCCTGGCTGGGCATATCTTGGAGTCTGGTTGGTAGAGGATTTGAAGTGTTCATTTCCTTTTCCACCTTTTCCACCTTCCATTAAGATAATTTCCTGTTTGTCTTCAAGGATCTCACCGATAATTTCTCCATCTTCATTTTTAGCGATAGTTCCGATGGGAACATCAATATAAATATCAGAGCCGTCAGCACCGGTCAGCTGGTTTTTTGCTCCGTTTTCACCACGCTCTGCTTTAATATGGCGGGTGTATCGAAGCGGAAGTAAAGTCCATTCCTGAGCATTTCCTCTCATGATAACGTGGCCGCCACGGCCTCCGTC
Coding sequences:
- a CDS encoding DUF6438 domain-containing protein; amino-acid sequence: MFKSKIKISDFNTIEELLNYINFSKLKDFYSVSSTDNPTS
- the obgE gene encoding GTPase ObgE gives rise to the protein MSNFVDYVKIHCKSGHGGAGSAHLRREKYIPKGGPDGGDGGRGGHVIMRGNAQEWTLLPLRYTRHIKAERGENGAKNQLTGADGSDIYIDVPIGTIAKNEDGEIIGEILEDKQEIILMEGGKGGKGNEHFKSSTNQTPRYAQPGMDGQEGYVVFELKILADVGLVGFPNAGKSTLLASVSAAKPKIANYAFTTLTPNLGIVDYRNYKSFVMADIPGIIEGAAEGKGLGHRFLRHIERNSILLFLIPADSEDHFQEFKILENELKEYNPELLDKDFIISVSKSDLLDDELKKEIAAEFPENKQPLFFSGVTGEGLTELKDAIWKQLHG